The Oryza glaberrima chromosome 9, OglaRS2, whole genome shotgun sequence genome includes a window with the following:
- the LOC127783693 gene encoding LOW QUALITY PROTEIN: uncharacterized protein LOC127783693 (The sequence of the model RefSeq protein was modified relative to this genomic sequence to represent the inferred CDS: inserted 1 base in 1 codon) has protein sequence MEANAPAVPPMDAKLMVATGRGDCQQLKDVVNKEDAGMMVVVMASSNTRPSVSAAASPPVAMHPLLHASASSGDWKGLTFLLNREESQADPTNKPSQEFLKSLQACTSGGNCTNGRLPTPPQASNDIEEGANMPLLLSPESLLEGVTIEGDTALHVVATHGDGHNFLKCVDTICAKGKHLMFKQNNKGDTPLHCAARAGNHEMVDKLIGLAIGPSRREESVDKIENDLHRSENLSTETPLNDVGRMGVEYLRMENDSKETALHEAIRIGHSPLVKKLLAYDSELARFPQEGTSPLYLSILLEQFDIAQTLYDQSKQHILSYSGPTGQNALHVAVLRSTEMTKVLLEWNKNLTMQGDKNGSTPLHFASSRTILSNXWSLPSPLYQLLSCSISTF, from the exons ATGGAGGCAAATGCTCCTGCAGTGCCGCCCATGGACGCCAAACTGATGGTGGCCACAGGCCGTGGCGACTGCCAGCAGCTGAAGGATGTTGTGAACAAGGAGGATGCTgggatgatggtggtggtgatggcgtCAAGCAACACCAGGCCGTCGGTTTCCGCGGCAGCAAGTCCTCCGGTGGCTATGCATCCGCTGCTGCACGCATCAGCTTCCTCTGGGGATTGGAAGGGGCTTACTTTTCTTCTCAACCGGGAAGAATCACAAGCAGATCCAACTAACAAGCCTAGTCAAGAATTTCTCAAGTCCCTACAAGCCTGCACCTCCGGCGGCAACTGCACCAACGGAAGGTTGCCGACTCCGCCGCAAGCTTCTAATGACATAGAAGAAGGTGCAAACATGCCATTGTTGTTGTCTCCCGAGTCGCTTCTGGAGGGTGTCACCATCGAGGGAGACACTGCGCTCCATGTGGTGGCCACACATGGGGATGGCCACAACTTCTTGAAATGTGTTGACACAATCTGTGCCAAGGGCAAACACCTCATGTTTAAGCAAAACAATAAGGGTGATACACCCTTGCATTGTGCTGCCAGGGCTGGGAATCACGAAATGGTCGATAAGCTTATTGGTCTAGCTATTGGACCTAGTAGAAGGGAGGAAAGTGTTGACAAGATTGAGAATGACCTCCATAGAAGTGAAAATCTTTCTACGGAGACACCCTTGAACGATGTTGGCCGTATGGGAGTGGAATATCTCAGAATGGAAAATGACAGTAAGGAAACGGCCTTGCACGAGGCAATTCGCATTGGTCATAGTCCTCTAGTAAAGAAGCTATTGGCATATGACTCAGAATTGGCTAGATTTCCGCAAGAAGGCACATCACcattatatctatctatcttgcTGGAGCAATTTGACATAGCACAGACATTATATGATCAGAGTAAACAACATATTCTCTCATATTCTGGACCAACCGGACAAAATGCATTGCATGTTGCAGTTCTCCGAAGCACAG AAATGACCAAAGTGCTACTGGAGTGGAACAAGAACCTTACAATGCAAGGGGACAAAAATGGAAGTACTCCTCTTCACTTCGCCTCGTCTCGTACCATTTTAAGCA CATGGAGTTTACCGTCACCCTTGTATCAGCTGCTTTCGTGTTCCATTTCCACGTTTTAA